In Mus musculus strain C57BL/6J chromosome 1, GRCm38.p6 C57BL/6J, a single genomic region encodes these proteins:
- the Vil1 gene encoding villin-1, giving the protein MTKLNAQVKGSLNITTPGIQIWRIEAMQMVPVPSSTFGSFFDGDCYVVLAIHKTSSTLSYDIHYWIGQDSSQDEQGAAAIYTTQMDDYLKGRAVQHREVQGNESETFRSYFKQGLVIRKGGVASGMKHVETNSCDVQRLLHVKGKRNVLAGEVEMSWKSFNRGDVFLLDLGKLIIQWNGPESNRMERLRGMALAKEIRDQERGGRTYVGVVDGEKEGDSPQLMAIMNHVLGPRKELKAAISDSVVEPAAKAALKLYHVSDSEGKLVVREVATRPLTQDLLKHEDCYILDQGGLKIFVWKGKNANAQERSGAMSQALNFIKAKQYPPSTQVEVQNDGAESPIFQQLFQKWTVPNRTSGLGKTHTVGSVAKVEQVKFDALTMHVQPQVAAQQKMVDDGSGEVQVWRIEDLELVPVESKWLGHFYGGDCYLLLYTYLIGEKQHYLLYIWQGSQASQDEIAASAYQAVLLDQKYNDEPVQIRVTMGKEPPHLMSIFKGRMVVYQGGTSRKNNLEPVPSTRLFQVRGTNADNTKAFEVTARATSLNSNDVFILKTPSCCYLWCGKGCSGDEREMAKMVADTISRTEKQVVVEGQEPANFWMALGGKAPYANTKRLQEENQVITPRLFECSNQTGRFLATEIFDFNQDDLEEEDVFLLDVWDQVFFWIGKHANEEEKKAAATTVQEYLKTHPGNRDLETPIIVVKQGHEPPTFTGWFLAWDPFKWSNTKSYDDLKAELGNSGDWSQIADEVMSPKVDVFTANTSLSSGPLPTFPLEQLVNKSVEDLPEGVDPSRKEEHLSTEDFTRALGMTPAAFSALPRWKQQNIKKEKGLF; this is encoded by the exons ATGACTAAACTGAATGCCCAAGTCAAAGGCTCTCTCAACATCACCACTCCCGGGATACAGATATGGAGGATCGAG gCTATGCAGATGGTACCTGTTCCTTCCAGCACCTTTGGAAGCTTCTTCGATGGTGActgctatgtagtcctggct ATCCACAAGACCAGCAGCACTCTCTCCTATGATATCCACTACTGGATTGGCCAGGACTCGTCCCAGGATGAGCAGGGGGCAGCTGCCATCTACACCACACAGATGGATGACTACCTGAAGGGCCGGGCTGTCCAGCACCGCGAGGTTCAAGGCAACGAGAGCGAGACTTTCCGGAGCTACTTCAAGCAAGGCCTTGT gaTCCGGAAAGGGGGAGTGGCTTCCGGCATGAAGCACGTAGAAACAAACTCCTGTGATGTCCAGCGACTGTTGCACGTCAAGGGCAAGAGGAATGTGCTGGCTGGAGAG gtGGAAATGTCCTGGAAGAGTTTCAACAGAGGGGATGTCTTCCTGCTGGACCTTGGGAAGCTTATTATCCAGTGGAATGGGCCAGAGAGTAACCGCATGGAGAGACTTCGG GGCATGGCCTTGGCCAAAGAGATCCGAGACCAGGAACGGGGTGGACGTACCTACGTAGGTGTGGTGGacggggagaaggaaggggactcCCCACAGCTGATGGCAATTATGAACCACGTGCTGGGCCCACGCAAAGAACTGAAGGCTGCTATTTCTGACTCAGTGGTGGAGCCGGCCGCTAAGGCTGCACTCAAGCTGTACCA TGTGTCTGACTCCGAAGGAAAACTGGTGGTTAGAGAAGTTGCTACTCGGCCACTCACACAAGACCTGCTCAAGCATGAG GACTGTTACATCCTGGACCAGGGAGGCCTGAAGATCTTTGTGTGGAAGGGAAAAAATGCCAACGCTCAGGAGAGGAGCGGAGCCATGAGCCAGGCCTTG AACTTCATCAAAGCCAAGCAGTACCCACCGAGCACGCAGGTTGAGGTGCAGAATGACGGGGCCGAGTCCCCCATCTTCCAACAACTCTTCCAGAAGTGGACAGTGCCCAACCGGACCTCAGGCCTCGGCAAAACCCACACTGTGGGCTCTGTGG CTAAGGTGGAACAGGTGAAGTTTGATGCTCTGACCATGCATGTACAACCTCAGGTGGCTGCCCAGCAGAAAATGGTGGATGACGGGAGTGGGGAAGTGCAG GTGTGGCGCATCGAGGACTTGGAGCTGGTGCCTGTGGAGTCCAAGTGGCTGGGCCATTTCTACGGTGGTGACTGCTACCTGCTGCTCTACACCTACCTCATAGGGGAAAAGCAACACTACTTGTTATATATCTGGCAG GgcagccaggccagccaggatgaAATTGCAGCCTCGGCGTATCAAGCCGTCCTGTTGGACCAGAAGTACAATGACGAGCCAGTACAGATCCGGGTCACGATGGGCAAGGAGCCGCCTCACCTCATGTCTATCTTCAAGGGCCGCATGGTGGTTTATCAG GGAGGCACCTCCCGAAAGAACAACTTGGAGCCTGTGCCCTCTACGAGGCTATTTCAGGTCCGAGGGACCAATGCTGATAACACCAAGGCTTTTGAGGTGACAGCCCGGGCCACGTCCCTCAACTCCAATGATGTCTTCATACTCAAGACTCCGTCCTGCTGCTACCTGTGGTGTGGGAAG GGCTGCAGTGGGGATGAGAGGGAGATGGCCAAGATGGTTGCTGATACCATCTCTCGGACGGAGAAACAAGTGGTAGTAGAGGGGCAGGAGCCAGCCAACTTCTGGATGGCTCTGGGCGGGAAGGCGCCCTACGCCAACACCAAGAG GCTGCAGGAGGAAAACCAAGTCATCACTCCTCGGCTCTTCGAGTGCTCCAACCAGACCGGACGCTTTCTGGCCACAGAGATCTTTGACTTCAATCAGGATGACCTGGAGGAGGAGGATGTGTTCCTATTGGATGTCTGGGACCAG GTCTTCTTCTGGATAGGGAAACATGCcaatgaggaagagaagaaggctgCAGCTACAACTGTACAAGAATACCTCAAGACCCACCCTGGAAACCGAGACCTTGAGACCCCTATCATCGTGGTGAAGCAGGGACACGAGCCCCCCACCTTCACAGGCTGGTTCCTGGCTTGGGATCCCTTCAAGTGGAGT AACACCAAATCCTATGATGACCTTAAGGCAGAGCTGGGAAACTCTGGGGACTGGAGCCAGATTGCTGAC GAGGTTATGAGCCCGAAAGTGGACGTTTTCACTGCCAATACCAGTCTGAGTTCTGGGCCCCTGCCCACCTTCCCCCTGGAGCAGCTGGTAAACAAGTCTGTAGAGGATCTCCCTGAGGGTGTGGACCCCAGCAGGAAGGAG